AAAACTTAAAACTAACCCCACCCTAAAGGGCGAAGCTTGACATTCATATTGTCACCATGAAGAATTCGTAAGCAAGGGTGTGAAACCCATGAGGGGTAATGATAATTGTTTAATTTGCTTCACTGGAATTAACTTTATTTAATGCTCCCTAAAGCGGGTTGTGTGGCTAAACTCCTCTTATTAAGTGACTCAAGCAGATACAGTACTAGTAAGCTTGCTGATGAGTTAACCAGCATGGGGCATCAGGTTAAGTACGTGAATTTAAGTAATGAATCCCTCACCTTAAGTCTAGTTAATGAGTATGACTTAACCATACTAGTGTCCATGAACCCCTACACTGCATTATCAATAGCCTTAATTACTGAGAGGAGCATTAACTCAATCACAGGGATAATTAACGCCCTATCAGTAACTAAGCTACTTAAAGAGCAGGGATTAGACTACTTAATTGTTGCTGGGGACTCGGCCGTTAAGGCAGCGTTCGTAAGTGGGCCTTACTACTTCAACACTGCCTGGTCCCTTGGCTTAGGGGGCTTCGTGGATACTGTTGAGGGTGCCAGAAGCATTCTAGAGTATAGGCATTACTTGAAGAATCCCCTCGCCTCAGCATCAGTCCTAGTTAAACTCACGGGTGAGGAGTCTAAGGTGTTTGCGACGATTAAGCATAATAAGTATGGTGAATTACTGAGGAGGCTTAATCTTCAGTTCGCTGAGTTAACGGTAATCAACGGTACGGTTACTGAGGCTAACCCAACACCAGAGATACCGGTGGAGTATGTTAGGGAGGTTGCTCAGGTAGTGAGCGAGAATGCGGCGTGAATTGACGGTTAACGTTAAGGTAAGGACTAGTGACTGCGCAAGCATTGTTAAGGCTCTTAAAGTTGATGAAGTGGGGTTGCCTGAGGGGATTAGAACAAGTATTAATTGCGTTAATGGTGAAGTTAACTACATGGTATCTGCTGAGGTAACTAACCCTAGGGTTACTCTATCAGTCTGGAACACTATTGATGATTTCCTAAGGAACCTGAAGGCGGTTCTGCAGGTTTCGAAGGACTAGGAATTAATGCATTCACGCCACCCTACTTCACTAAGTGCCATTATCCTTAACCAGTTTGGTTAAAGAATTAAAACGCTTGTTAAGACGCTTAATAGGAGTATGCAAGGCTTCACATACGTTAAGGATGTAGCGAAGGTTGGGGAAGGGGGGTTAGTTAACGTGAGGGGTTGGGTGTACAGGAAAAGGGTGACTGGGGGTAAAATATTCATTGTGATCAGGGACTCAACGGGGATAATTCAAGCAGTGGTGAGTAAGGATAATGAGACTGCGTTTAAGAAGGCGGAGCAACTTAACATAGAGTCCTCACTAATAGTGACGGGCCATGTTAGGAAGGAGCCCAGGGCACCAGGTGGTTTTGAAATCCAGGTTACTGACATACCGTGGAGTTTCGTTGGTTGGCAATTCCCAATAAATGAGGATGCCGCTAAGGCTGACTCAGAATACCTACTGGACATGAGGCACCTGTGGGTTAGGAGTAGGAGGATGCAGGCAGTGTTGAAGATTAGGAGTACTGTGTTTGGGGCTATTCATGAGTGGTTTAGGAGTAATGGTTACTACGAGGTTCAAGCCCCAATGTTCATAACATCAGCGGTGGAGGGTGGTTCAACGCTTTTTGAGGTTAATTACTTCGGTGAGAAGGCGTACTTAACGCAGTCCTCCCAATTCTACCTGGAGGCTCTCATATTCTCACTGGAGAAGGTTTACACAATGGCCCCAAGCTTTAGGGCTGAGAAGTCGAGGACCCGTAGGCACTTGACCGAGTTCTGGCATGCTGAGGCTGAGGTTGCTTGGGCAGGCCTTGAGGACATGTTTAACGTTACAGAGGGCTTGATAAGCCACGTGGTTAAGAGGGTGCTTGAATCAAACCTAGAGGACCTGAGCCTACTGGGTAGAAGAACGGAGCCCCTTGAGAATGTTAAGCCCCCGTTCCCCAGGGTGCCTTATGATGAGGCTATCAGTATTCTTAATAAGAAGGGGTTTAACCTAAAGTGGGGGGATGATATTGGCGCCGATGAGGAGAGGGTGCTAACCCTCGAGTTTACTCAACCAATTCACCTCCACCACTTCCCTG
This sequence is a window from Caldivirga sp.. Protein-coding genes within it:
- the asnS gene encoding asparagine--tRNA ligase, translated to MQGFTYVKDVAKVGEGGLVNVRGWVYRKRVTGGKIFIVIRDSTGIIQAVVSKDNETAFKKAEQLNIESSLIVTGHVRKEPRAPGGFEIQVTDIPWSFVGWQFPINEDAAKADSEYLLDMRHLWVRSRRMQAVLKIRSTVFGAIHEWFRSNGYYEVQAPMFITSAVEGGSTLFEVNYFGEKAYLTQSSQFYLEALIFSLEKVYTMAPSFRAEKSRTRRHLTEFWHAEAEVAWAGLEDMFNVTEGLISHVVKRVLESNLEDLSLLGRRTEPLENVKPPFPRVPYDEAISILNKKGFNLKWGDDIGADEERVLTLEFTQPIHLHHFPENVKAFYHRNDPSKPNTTLSVDVLAPEGYGEVVGGGERIYDYDELISKIKRFNLNPNDYQWYVDLRKYGSVPHAGFGLGVDRLVMWICGLDHIRDALPFPRDMRRLKP
- a CDS encoding KEOPS complex subunit Pcc1, whose amino-acid sequence is MRRELTVNVKVRTSDCASIVKALKVDEVGLPEGIRTSINCVNGEVNYMVSAEVTNPRVTLSVWNTIDDFLRNLKAVLQVSKD